The nucleotide window TTTACAACGTGACAAAGAAAGACAGGTGTTTTACGTTTTTGCCGCCTATGAGAAAATTTTTGACGCCCTCCAGAATCAAAAAAAGACTGGAAAACTAACGCCAAAGTCGCCCTTAAATAAAGATTTGTTGAGGCTAAAAAAGAGAAGATATAACTACGAATATGCTGCAGAGGAAATTCGGCATATCTTAGCAGAAGATGGCACCATCGATCCTGATAGCGATGATTCATTATCGCTGGATCAAATCATCTCAATTATTAAACGCTATGATAGAGAGAAAAAGCTCGAGCAAGATAACTTGAAGAGAAAGGCAAAGGTTGTTGTCGTTTCCGACACTCCCTTTCGATGGCCCGAAAAGGCGTCAAAAACACGAGGAAACGTTGAAGTGCTATCAGGGGAAATACCAGAGTTCCACGACAAAGACCGCACAGATATACATGACCAGGTTAAAAAATGGCTGAAAGAAAAAGAATTTAGAGATTCTATCGAGAATCGGATATCTGAGCTGTTTGGATAAATTATTTAGAGCTCCAGGCCACATAGCCTGGAGCTCTTTTCTATTCAGGAAATGCCCCTTCCAAACCGTCTATAGAGACGGGGTAGAACCCCCTTGGCAGGCAATCTCCGTAGTCAGCTAGGAAAGTCTCCATATCGCGATAGGAGCCAGGGCTAAACTGACATAGATTAAGCGGAGGTTTCCGCTAACCACAAACATCGTGTCGGATCTTTGGCGTCCTTGCAGCCTTCGGCGCGAAAATACCCGACGGATTGCGCTTCGACCATAACAACGTGAGCATTTTGTCCTGTCAGTTTAAAGGTTTTACCGTGCTTTTGGGCGTATTTATTGGCAGAACACATCAGTTGTAAAATGCTGTAATCGATATCACTAACTTCAGTTAAATCAATCACGACAGAATCATTGTTTTTCAATAGTGCAAGCAGATCATCCTTAAGCTTGCGGACGACAGCAATCCCCAGGTTACCGCGGACAGCGAGGACCTGACAGGGACCTCCCTCACTATTTTGGATGCTTTTACGTTCTAATTCGTACATGGTGCCTCCCAGAAGGGCCATCAGCCGACTTTGCAAACAGAAACACAAACTCCGAGATTTCAGCTCGTTAAAATCAATGGCTCAAAAAATTCGTCATCGGAATCAAGCGCTGATAGTCCTCGTAACCTAACGAACTATCCCAGTGCCCCGTTACCATTCCGAGAGTAACTCCACCGGCATAAACAACCAAAACGACAACAGGAAAAGTCCAACGCGGCAGTGAAGCTGACCAGAGTGAAAGTTTCATCTGTACGGCCGCAGTCGGGCAGGCATCAACACAGGAAAGACAGCCAGAGCATTCAGGACTACTGACGGTTTTAAGACGGTGAACGTTCAATCGAGACGGGCAGGCGCGACTGCAAAGACCACAATCAGTACAAGTCAAAACATTGCGACGGATTTTCAACGGACTGAAAAAACTGATCAATCCCAGCAAGGCACCATAAGGGCACAGGTAGCGACACCAGAAATTTTTATAGAAAAGAGAGAACCCCGCCAATAGAAGAAGAACAAATATGGTCGTCAGCGACATATTAGTAAAAAAGTAAAGCATTTTGACATCACTGATCGCCCAGTAGGGTGTTTGCAAAAACTGTTCAAGAGCATAAACAGGCATATCAAGTACCAGGATTTTGACGAAAAACAGCAACAGGAGATATTTCCCCCCGCGTAACAATAAATCCAACCATCCCCACATATGAAAACTGCGCCCGAAGAGCCACTTGCCAAACTTCCAGAGTCCCTCGGAAACGGTACCGACCGGACAGAGCCAGGAGCAAAATGATTTTTTTGCCAACAAACTCATTGCTAAAAATGTGAGAAAAAGAACCAAGGCTGCCGGATGAATCCGGTCAACCTGACCCGTATACAGCCAGTGTTTTAAACTTGCCAGCGCGCCAATGGGTAAAAACCCTTCAACGCCTGCAGGTCTATTGACAAAGAAGGACTCTCCCTTCATCGCAAAATGTCTGACAAAAAAACCAAACTGGATTCCAATAATCAAAATCCAGACAAAGAAGCTCCATTGCACAATCGAGCGTACAACCGTCATTTTTTCAATGTTCAACTTAATTTGCATGTCATTTCTCCTTTAACCTTGAGCGCCGTTCAACATGCTGAAAAACTCATCTCTCAAGGCGTCCATTGACAGCTGTGTCAAGCTGATGTATTCACCCCAGGTTTTCATGCCGTTTTTCACATTCAGATAGATGCTTTGTGGAATTTCACCAGTCTTTTTCGAGAGCAAGGTCGCTATAACCAGCTCCTGATTGGAAGCACCCGCGTTCCGAAGGTCTCGCAAAGCCCTCTGGTCGAGGATGGAATAATGAACAAAAACATCCTCAACAACAGCTTGGGCCATAAATTCTTTTGAGACACAGGCTTTCAAAGCCTGAGCCAGGGAATTTCGTTGTGTTTTAATTGTTGGTGATAAAGAGCTCAGAATGGCGCTCCATTCTCCCTGCGCCCTTTTTTGAGCTAAAAGACGTTGCGCTGGGATATCAGCTATCTTTCCAATCCAAGAAGCAATCCAAAGATCATCGGAGGACACTCCATTTCTTTTCTGTTTTACAACCGACTTTCTGTCCGTATTAAACACTGCGGCAAAAAAGGAATTTTGCACTGACGCCAAATAATACTCATCAGCGGCGGCCGGTTGATCAGGGTTATAGCTCATGTCCTGAAAGCAATGACATGTAATCGTTGGTATGGCTGTTACTGAAAAAGGGAAAAGCAAAACCATTAAAAGACAAAAAAGGCCTCTTTTAACCATGGGGCGTCTCCTTCATGCATTGATTGTTACGGTAAAGGCCTTCCTGGCGCCTCTTTTCAGCCGTTTTACTGATCCAGGTATCTTCGACCAGATCAAGCCCAAGCTTGCCGATCAGAGTTTTCAGGTAATCGAGATGGGGGCATGTTGGCGCATGATAATTGTCTTTAGTGATACAAGAAGAAAGATGCACAACAATGTCCTCTTTACTGATCCCGTCACGCTTTTGTGCCTGACGTATCAAGTTCGTCAGTTTTCGATGAAGTGCTCGGCCGCAGCAGCCGCCACACGTCAATGAGAGACTGCGAAAATTTATGGTTTCGGGATATACGGCAAAACTACCGGTTCGATCATGCAGAGCCTTTTCGCAATGAAAACCTGAACAACGCTCTTGAACGATGTGGCACTGTACAATCACCAGATATGTCTTTTCCTTGATCTCGGTCATTTTTTCTCTTTTCCTTTATCTTCGTGACAAATTTTCAAAACCAGTGTTTCGGATATTTCCGGTGATAAACCAGATTGTTTGTTATGAGAGCCGTCAACAGCAGGATTAACGCTCCGAGGAGCACGGGAATAACAATATATTCCGGCCCTGCGCCTCCTTGCACACCGATCAAAGCCGTGGCACCTCCCGGAGGATGCGTTGTGTGGGTTACGTTCATGACAAAAATAGCTAGCCCAACGGCCACGGCAATGGCAAGTTGGCCGGTACCCAAAAGCGCTACCACACAGACGGCAACCACAGCGGAAACAACATGTCCGGCAATCACGTTACGCGGTTGCGCCAAAGGTGAGTCTGCAGCGCCGAATAAAAGAACAGCAGAAGCTCCAAAGGAACCAATCAGCAACGGAAAATCCAACAGCTCGGTAAGCCCAAAAATGACCAAAATACCGAACGTCCCACTAAGGAAGCTCCACAATGAATCGTGAAATGTCATCGAAGAGCGTGGCCCCACCAGAGGCGCATGGTAACGCTTAGGAAGACGCTTCAAGCAATTCGGTACCAGCATGTGGCGTTTCATCAAAATTGCGTTATGTCTTTTCGTCACGGTTGTTCCTTTCACAGTGAAGTGTTTGCGCGTGCGTTTAGCTCCATTGCGACAACCATACCGATCTGTAAAGAAACAGTTCACCTCTGCAGGAATTTAAAACTTCCTACAATTTCCCTCATGAATACGGCAACTTGCAAAGAAAGAAAAAATATCTACGTATTATATAAAAGCTTGATCTCAATCACATAGATATGTCACGATGCCTAAAATGTTACGAATCCGTAACCTTTATAAGAAAATTTTGCGGAGGATTCTTTGGACTCTTTTGAGATGATGGATATTTCTGTTTTTCAGACCATTTTAGCAAGCATGGGAGAGGGGCTGGTTTTTGCTGATCAGGATGACACGATCCGCTTCATCAATGCCGCAGCCGAAAAGATCCGCGGTATCCGCGCGCACAAATTTCTTGGTCGACAACTTTTGGATATGCACACCCCGCGAGCCAGAGCGCCCCTATCCCAATTGTTAATCAAGTTGAAGAAAGGCGAACTTAATCATTCCACGCGTACGATTCGAGTGAAAAAAAAATTCTTTGAAAATACCTACTACCCAATCCGTAATAGCTCTGGAGTTTATACCGGCACTTTGATGGTCAGCCGAGATGTCACTGAAAAAAGCCAACTAAAAGATGAAAACGAGAAATTACGTCGCCAGCTTCTGGCCGGAGAGGGCCTTGCCGGAATGATGGGCAAAAGCGCTGCAATGAAAACCGTCTTCAAGACCATTTTGGCGACAGCCAAACTTGATTCTACCATGTTAATTACCGGCGAAAGTGGTACCGGCAAAGAACTGGTTGCCCGGGCGTTACATGAATTAAGCACCAGAAAAAACGGACCCATGATTAACATCAACTGTGCCGCGCTTCCAGAGAACCTCCTTGAGGCAGAACTCTTCGGCTATGAAAAAGGCTCGTTTACTGGAGCAGGTCAGGCGCGTTCTGGTAAATTTGAACAAGCCGATGGTGGCACCCTCTTTCTGGATGAAATTGGCGAAATGTCCTTGTCCGCCCAAACAAAACTACTGCGGGTGTTACAAGAAAAGAAGGTGCAACGGATCGGGGGAGAAAAAGAGATCCGTATCAATGTTCGTATTGTTGCGGCCACCAACAGAGATTTGCGTGAAGAGATGGAAAAAGGCCATTTCAGAGAGGATTTGTTTTTCCGACTCAATGTCATACCGGTTCAACTACCACCGCTTCGGGAACGACGTGAAGATATTTTGCCGCTAGCCAATCTTTTTCTCGCTAAATTCTCCACCGCGATGCATAAACCCCTGAAAAAGATGCGTAAAGAAACCATCCAGGCACTTTTGCGCTACCCTTTCCCTGGCAACATCCGTGAACTTGAAAATGTTTTAGAACGCGCAGTAGCGCTTTGTCAGGATGGCGACCTCGCTCCTGAAGATTTACCGGATGAAATCACGCGGACCGCCGCCACTGTTTCACAGGGGGCAGCCCTTATGGACGAGGGACTGACAGTGACTATGCAACACCTAGAACAGCAGATCGTTAGCGACGCTATACGCCGAGCGAACGGCAGAAAAAATGAGGCGGCAAAGCTGTTAAAAATATCGCGAAAAACATTGTGGGAAAAACTGAAAAAATGGCAAGAAACGTAACGATCTCCACCCACCACGTTACGTTATCGTAACATTCCACAACCAGCAACAGACTCAACCTTTCCTCAACCGCAAGAAAAAAAACGTTTAATTTTCAACAACATTCCTTACCGACCTTAGTTTTGGCACGCCCTATGCCAGAGGGACCGACAACAGAATCAAGCTGCACGTGGAGAGAACCACCACGTTTGCTGTCACCCTTGCCCATCAAGAAAGGTCCGGAAGCATGCCTAAGAAACATTTTTTCAGTGCCAGATTACGCGTATCGCTATTCCTTTTGTTTCTGCTCTCTGCCATCATGATTGCTGTGAATGGCAACACAATAACGTCAGCCCATAATGCTCGTGGAATTCCAAC belongs to Desulfuromonas acetoxidans DSM 684 and includes:
- a CDS encoding STAS domain-containing protein; translated protein: MYELERKSIQNSEGGPCQVLAVRGNLGIAVVRKLKDDLLALLKNNDSVVIDLTEVSDIDYSILQLMCSANKYAQKHGKTFKLTGQNAHVVMVEAQSVGYFRAEGCKDAKDPTRCLWLAETSA
- a CDS encoding 4Fe-4S binding protein, which encodes MQIKLNIEKMTVVRSIVQWSFFVWILIIGIQFGFFVRHFAMKGESFFVNRPAGVEGFLPIGALASLKHWLYTGQVDRIHPAALVLFLTFLAMSLLAKKSFCSWLCPVGTVSEGLWKFGKWLFGRSFHMWGWLDLLLRGGKYLLLLFFVKILVLDMPVYALEQFLQTPYWAISDVKMLYFFTNMSLTTIFVLLLLAGFSLFYKNFWCRYLCPYGALLGLISFFSPLKIRRNVLTCTDCGLCSRACPSRLNVHRLKTVSSPECSGCLSCVDACPTAAVQMKLSLWSASLPRWTFPVVVLVVYAGGVTLGMVTGHWDSSLGYEDYQRLIPMTNFLSH
- a CDS encoding CGGC domain-containing protein, with translation MTEIKEKTYLVIVQCHIVQERCSGFHCEKALHDRTGSFAVYPETINFRSLSLTCGGCCGRALHRKLTNLIRQAQKRDGISKEDIVVHLSSCITKDNYHAPTCPHLDYLKTLIGKLGLDLVEDTWISKTAEKRRQEGLYRNNQCMKETPHG
- a CDS encoding HPP family protein, with the protein product MTFHDSLWSFLSGTFGILVIFGLTELLDFPLLIGSFGASAVLLFGAADSPLAQPRNVIAGHVVSAVVAVCVVALLGTGQLAIAVAVGLAIFVMNVTHTTHPPGGATALIGVQGGAGPEYIVIPVLLGALILLLTALITNNLVYHRKYPKHWF
- a CDS encoding sigma-54 interaction domain-containing protein is translated as MDSFEMMDISVFQTILASMGEGLVFADQDDTIRFINAAAEKIRGIRAHKFLGRQLLDMHTPRARAPLSQLLIKLKKGELNHSTRTIRVKKKFFENTYYPIRNSSGVYTGTLMVSRDVTEKSQLKDENEKLRRQLLAGEGLAGMMGKSAAMKTVFKTILATAKLDSTMLITGESGTGKELVARALHELSTRKNGPMININCAALPENLLEAELFGYEKGSFTGAGQARSGKFEQADGGTLFLDEIGEMSLSAQTKLLRVLQEKKVQRIGGEKEIRINVRIVAATNRDLREEMEKGHFREDLFFRLNVIPVQLPPLRERREDILPLANLFLAKFSTAMHKPLKKMRKETIQALLRYPFPGNIRELENVLERAVALCQDGDLAPEDLPDEITRTAATVSQGAALMDEGLTVTMQHLEQQIVSDAIRRANGRKNEAAKLLKISRKTLWEKLKKWQET